A genomic region of Fodinisporobacter ferrooxydans contains the following coding sequences:
- a CDS encoding extracellular solute-binding protein, with protein sequence MNKSRYFQVSLCVSLMGLLLTACTPFQHVHDGQEQNPTSRLNPNKQVDAPFPGWVAGLPKIQAPKGFNWRQFAGTHLRFISEITPPSSALRANIKEFENVTGIDVTIEQMDLESVVEKVGLEFHAHADTHQVIYADPYQVLAEYSNQFVDLNRLNHDPALPHIPGGVHDFISTQLAVDGYMGSDQNLYTLPYDSPTMIMAYRKDIFDKYKSLFLREEGFDWTPGPNLTWEQYYTIAKWINEKVKQGIITEVKYGTGEQAKQYDSLMCDFSNILAAYGGDYFHNPNMGYVGTFHPGPSALQSQNAIRAATFYQKLMQVADPYSISWDWQDLADAFAGGDLAMAPMWHEYSAMFENPKTSRVVGKVGWSLLPRGPVRSANIFGGTGIGINKYATPNEQKAAWLFLIWATSPQTEYEILQSKAGGETPTRHSVYNLEAVRKGMEPGTAESGLMPNLLPMKATLDAWKKQYLYTRPKIPNWTEIDTVIFTELEKMIANKETPAQAMNRIAQKTNQVTGEHL encoded by the coding sequence ATGAATAAGAGTCGCTATTTCCAAGTTTCCCTTTGCGTCAGTCTAATGGGTTTGCTGCTGACTGCCTGCACGCCGTTTCAGCATGTGCATGACGGACAAGAACAGAATCCCACAAGCCGTCTAAATCCAAACAAACAGGTGGATGCCCCATTTCCGGGCTGGGTGGCGGGGTTGCCGAAGATTCAGGCGCCGAAAGGATTCAATTGGCGGCAATTTGCCGGTACACACTTGCGCTTTATTTCCGAAATCACTCCTCCGTCATCTGCGTTAAGGGCGAACATCAAGGAATTTGAAAATGTTACGGGAATTGATGTAACGATCGAACAAATGGATTTGGAATCCGTTGTAGAAAAAGTAGGTTTGGAATTTCACGCACACGCGGATACGCATCAAGTAATTTATGCGGACCCGTATCAGGTGTTGGCCGAATATTCGAATCAATTTGTGGATTTGAACAGATTGAATCACGATCCCGCATTGCCACATATTCCGGGAGGCGTGCATGATTTTATATCGACTCAATTGGCTGTGGATGGATACATGGGGAGTGATCAAAACTTATACACGCTGCCATATGATTCTCCGACAATGATCATGGCTTACCGAAAAGATATATTTGACAAGTATAAATCCCTGTTTTTAAGAGAAGAGGGATTTGATTGGACGCCTGGCCCTAATTTGACATGGGAACAATATTACACGATCGCCAAATGGATCAATGAAAAAGTAAAACAGGGAATTATAACGGAAGTCAAGTATGGAACAGGTGAACAGGCCAAACAATATGACTCCCTCATGTGCGATTTCAGCAATATACTGGCTGCATATGGCGGCGATTATTTTCACAATCCCAATATGGGCTATGTGGGAACTTTTCATCCGGGGCCAAGTGCCCTGCAATCACAAAATGCCATTCGCGCGGCAACCTTTTATCAAAAGTTGATGCAGGTTGCCGACCCTTACAGCATTTCCTGGGATTGGCAAGATCTTGCCGATGCGTTCGCCGGGGGGGATTTGGCGATGGCGCCGATGTGGCATGAATATTCTGCCATGTTCGAGAATCCAAAGACATCTCGTGTTGTTGGCAAAGTGGGATGGTCGCTTTTGCCGAGAGGGCCTGTTCGCAGTGCAAACATTTTCGGCGGGACGGGAATCGGCATCAATAAATACGCGACGCCAAATGAGCAAAAAGCGGCTTGGCTATTTTTGATATGGGCCACTTCGCCACAGACAGAATATGAAATATTGCAGTCGAAAGCGGGTGGAGAAACGCCTACCCGCCATTCTGTGTACAACCTGGAAGCGGTGCGAAAAGGCATGGAACCGGGAACTGCCGAGTCCGGATTGATGCCCAATCTGTTGCCGATGAAAGCGACATTGGATGCTTGGAAGAAACAATACCTGTATACGAGGCCGAAAATTCCCAATTGGACGGAGATCGATACGGTAATTTTTACGGAATTGGAAAAGATGATTGCAAATAAGGAAACACCCGCTCAGGCAATGAATCGAATCGCACAAAAAACGAATCAAGTGACGGGTGAGCACTTATGA